Within the Candidatus Fermentibacter sp. genome, the region CGAGGGCGGCAGAGGCGTCGCGGTTGAGCCTCTTCATCATCGCGACCGATTCTCCGATCGCACCGAGGCTGTCCTTGTCATGCTTCGCAGCGGTAGCGACCATGCTGGTTCCTATCGGCTTCGTCAGCACGAGGGCATCCCCGGGGACGGCTCCGGAGTTCCTCAGGATCCGTCCGGGATGGACCAGTCCTGCCACCGACAAACCGAACACCGGCTCGGCCGATCTTATCGTATGGCCTCCCAGTACAGGCGCCCCGGCCTCCGCCGCCTTCCGCGACGCCCCCGTGAGGATGTCCTGCAGCACTTTCCGAGGCAGTTCCTCACCGGGGAAGCATACCAGCGCGAGGGAGGCGAATGGCCTGCCACCCATCGCGTACACGTCGCTCAACGAGTTCGCTGCCGCAATCTCTCCGTAGTCGAACGGGTCATCGACTATCGGCGGGAAGAAGTCGGCGGTCAGGACGATCGCCGTTTCGTCCGAAATCCGGATCACGGCAGCGTCGTCCAATGTCGACGAGCCGACCAGGACCGCAGGATCACACATGACCGGAAGCGATTCCAGCAGCGGGAGAAGGAATCCCGGCGGCTGTTTGGCGGCGCAGCCCGAACAGCTCGCGTAATGTGTCAGTCTCACGGAATCGGACATGGATCCTACCTCGGATGAGACATTCGTCCGGAAAGCAGGGAAGGGTTCTGGAACGTCGAGCGAATGATGCCGGGGAGGCGCGAGCGCCCCCCCGGCACGGGAGATCCTACCTCATCAACACCGCCTGGGCGGTTTCCTCTTCTCCGCCGTCATCCGTGAACCTTACCAGGTACATGCCGGTTGCGAGATCGATCGAGAGATCCGACGACCCTTCGACCGCTCTCTCGGCCACGATGCGCCCGCCGAGATCGTACACCCGGAGAAGCCCGCCCGAACCGGACGGCAGCTCGAGGCCTATCGACAGGAAGCCGCGGGAGGGGTTCACCACCGACATCACCGCACCCTCGACATCACCTTCCGTTTCGCCGATTCCTGTCTCGATATCGAAGAACTTGACGTAGTCGGCGTTCATGACCTCCTTGTTCGGAGCGCCCGCGTACTCCTGCACGAAAGTGACGAGGTAGAGCTCGTCGGGATCCCACGAGGAGCTGATGGTGTAGGGGGCCGTCACGAAGACAGTGTCGGGGTAGGGAGCCTCGAAGCTCACCACCGGCCCGATGGTGCCGAAGAGGTTGTCGCGGAAGGCCTGCTGGAACTCCGACCCGGCCCAGTAGCCGGCTCCCATGACGTTGTCCTCCACGATTATGGAGAAGACGCGCAGAGCCGCGGCGGCGCCCAGGTCCTGCTCGGCGATGAGCCTGATCCCGATCTCGCCCGAGAGGGAGTCGGACCCCGGGTTCTTCGCCACGTAGATGTCGAGATAGCAGGGGACGGTCTTCCTGATGTCGTAGGCCGACTGGATCCCGGGATAGCCGCTCACTATCCCGTCCACCTTGATGGTGGGAACCCCGGAGACGTTGTAGAAGCTCCACCTGGCGTTCTGTTCCGCAGGGTTCGCGAGGTACACGGGATCGACGGAGGAGGGCCAGTTCACGTGCACCCGGCACATCGAGAGGTCGCCGCTGGCCAGATAGGTGTCCACGAACGCGTTCAGCGTCGGCTCGAACGTCCAGCAGTAGCTGCATGCGCTGTTGGTGAAGTCCTCCACCAGGACCACCCTCTCCGCAGCAGGGGATAGCGTGGCCAGGGCGAGCAGGACCGCGACGGAAATCCTCATCTCCGGCTCCTTCTGGTTGCTGTTTCGGGACTCTCTGACGGACAGGCGTGCGGATAACCCTCCCGCGTCAGCGCGCGGGAAGGGCCGGGATCAGACTGGGCAGGCGCCGCCCGCCCGGAGGAAGGCGGCTCAAAGCGCACGGATGCGCCCCGATCCGCCGGGATGGCAGTGGAGACAGGCTCGGGAGGAGGGATGTCCGGGCGGACAGAACCGCCCGTCGATCATCGGATATGGATAGACTGCGTTATGGGTCGGACCGGT harbors:
- the selD gene encoding selenide, water dikinase SelD, which codes for MSDSVRLTHYASCSGCAAKQPPGFLLPLLESLPVMCDPAVLVGSSTLDDAAVIRISDETAIVLTADFFPPIVDDPFDYGEIAAANSLSDVYAMGGRPFASLALVCFPGEELPRKVLQDILTGASRKAAEAGAPVLGGHTIRSAEPVFGLSVAGLVHPGRILRNSGAVPGDALVLTKPIGTSMVATAAKHDKDSLGAIGESVAMMKRLNRDASAALAGIGAHAVTDVTGFGLLGHLRSLAYASGVSAEVDPERVPLISAALDYARAGLVAGGTRSNRAFLEDWVQYGEGVPDELRLLLCDAQTSGGLLSAVDPDSLPSLIAGLEASEGCRPAVIGRILEGEPGRIHVRSR
- a CDS encoding T9SS type A sorting domain-containing protein, which codes for MRISVAVLLALATLSPAAERVVLVEDFTNSACSYCWTFEPTLNAFVDTYLASGDLSMCRVHVNWPSSVDPVYLANPAEQNARWSFYNVSGVPTIKVDGIVSGYPGIQSAYDIRKTVPCYLDIYVAKNPGSDSLSGEIGIRLIAEQDLGAAAALRVFSIIVEDNVMGAGYWAGSEFQQAFRDNLFGTIGPVVSFEAPYPDTVFVTAPYTISSSWDPDELYLVTFVQEYAGAPNKEVMNADYVKFFDIETGIGETEGDVEGAVMSVVNPSRGFLSIGLELPSGSGGLLRVYDLGGRIVAERAVEGSSDLSIDLATGMYLVRFTDDGGEEETAQAVLMR